One genomic window of Desulfovibrio subterraneus includes the following:
- a CDS encoding efflux RND transporter permease subunit, with protein MNEQQQHPLSAPPDMPSENAEDTSAESSNAVCVIEEQPEVVPVSLTDKIIHFCLKRKLVVFLLATMIIGWGAMVAPFDWDIAGLPRNPVPVDAIPDIGENQQLVFTQWTGRSPQDVEDQITYPLTVSLLGIPGVKTVRSYSMFGFSSIYVIFNEDVEFYWSRSRLLEKLNSLPPGTLPEGVQATLGPDATALGQVFWYTIEGRDPDGNPTGGWDQDELRSAQDWYVRYALLAADGVSEVASAGGFIKEYQIDVNPDAMRAHGVTLEQVVNAVRMSNLDVGARTIEVNSVEYLIRGIGFIKKLEDIEKAVVRVADNIPITVRDVATVALGPATRRGMLDKDGVEVTGGVVVVRYGENPLQVIQNIKKKINDIAPGMPSKVLPDGTVSKLTIVPFYDRSGLIQETLGTLDTALTEEILITIIVVLMAVMHFRSSLLISTLLPIAVLMCFIGMKAFKVDANIVALSGIAIAIGTMVDMGIIICENILKKLEDAPPGASVFNLIFSGVSEVGSAVLTAVATTVVSFLPVFVMDGPEGKLFKPLAYTKTFALGASIIVALTILPALAHVLFKSGKLNLGRGIRRFMLPAVMVMAGLWAGMRISWWAGLLIAYIGVHRLLVSALPPLWQRIIARAENWAVIIAVTVVLSSHWLPLGPEKGELSNLLFVAMLIGGLMGFFQLFQRGYPTALAWCLRHKLLFILLPATITTVGMTVWLGFGNLMAWAPASVRSSTPVAALSHAFPGLGKEFMPPLDEGSFLYMPTTMPHASIGEVADILAKQDHAINAIPEVQTAVGKLGRADTPLDPAPVSMIETVINYHSEYLLGADGKRMRFRFDPSQKDYMRSAAGDLLPAPDGIPYLVQGLFERDAAGALIPDDNGQPFRLWRLPLDPAINTKREAWHGVRNADDIWDAIVMAADVPGVTSAPNLQPIAARIVMLQSGMRAPMGIKVKGPDLKTIESFGMQLERYLKEVPSIMPAAVIADRIVGKPYLEIVVDRDAIARYGIQLNKVQQVIEVAVGGMLTTTTVEGRERYPVRVRYQRERRDSMEDLESILVAAPSGEQIPLTQLADIRYVRGPQVIKSEDTFLVGYVLFDKRAGHAEVDVVEQAQNYLQTKIASGELKVPTGVTYEFAGSYENQIRAQKKLAVILPLALLVIVLILYLQFNAVSTTLMVFSGILVAWSGGFIMLWLYGQDWFLNFDMFGTSMRTLFQVQPINLSVAVWVGFLALFGIASDDGVLMATYLDESKAQQAICSKQAIRDFVVQGAQRRIRPALMTSATTILALLPVLTSTGRGSDIMVPMAIPSFGGMTIALLTVFVVPVLYCWVEEIKLTLRQREDSSPPVLTN; from the coding sequence ATGAACGAACAGCAACAGCACCCTCTTTCCGCGCCCCCAGATATGCCCTCGGAAAACGCAGAAGACACGTCCGCAGAAAGCTCCAACGCCGTATGCGTGATAGAAGAACAGCCCGAGGTTGTTCCCGTAAGCCTGACCGACAAGATCATCCACTTCTGCCTCAAACGGAAGCTGGTGGTCTTTCTGCTCGCCACCATGATCATAGGCTGGGGTGCCATGGTGGCCCCCTTTGACTGGGACATAGCCGGACTGCCGCGCAACCCTGTGCCGGTGGACGCCATTCCCGACATCGGCGAGAATCAGCAGCTCGTGTTCACCCAATGGACAGGCCGCTCCCCGCAGGACGTGGAAGACCAGATAACATACCCGCTCACGGTTTCCCTGCTGGGTATTCCCGGTGTAAAGACCGTGCGCAGCTATTCCATGTTCGGGTTCTCGTCCATCTACGTCATCTTCAACGAAGATGTGGAATTCTACTGGTCGCGCTCGCGACTGCTTGAAAAGCTGAACTCGCTGCCCCCCGGCACCTTGCCCGAGGGCGTGCAGGCCACGCTCGGGCCGGATGCCACCGCGCTCGGACAGGTATTCTGGTACACCATTGAAGGCAGGGACCCGGACGGCAATCCAACCGGCGGCTGGGATCAGGATGAACTGCGCAGCGCACAGGACTGGTATGTGCGCTATGCCCTGCTGGCTGCCGACGGTGTTTCGGAAGTGGCCTCCGCAGGCGGTTTCATCAAGGAATATCAGATCGATGTGAACCCCGATGCCATGCGCGCCCACGGCGTGACGCTGGAACAGGTGGTAAACGCGGTGCGCATGTCCAACCTTGATGTCGGCGCGCGCACTATAGAAGTGAACAGCGTTGAATACCTCATCCGCGGCATCGGCTTCATCAAGAAGCTGGAAGACATTGAAAAAGCCGTGGTGCGCGTTGCGGACAATATACCCATAACCGTACGCGACGTGGCAACTGTCGCGCTCGGTCCGGCCACCCGCCGCGGCATGCTGGACAAGGACGGCGTGGAAGTGACAGGCGGCGTGGTCGTGGTGCGCTATGGCGAAAACCCGCTGCAGGTCATTCAGAACATCAAGAAGAAGATCAACGACATAGCCCCCGGCATGCCCTCCAAGGTGTTGCCGGACGGCACCGTCTCCAAGCTGACTATTGTGCCTTTCTACGACCGCTCGGGGCTCATTCAGGAGACGCTGGGCACCCTTGATACCGCGCTTACGGAAGAAATCCTGATCACCATCATCGTGGTGCTCATGGCGGTCATGCATTTCCGCAGCTCGCTGCTCATCTCCACACTGCTGCCCATTGCCGTGCTCATGTGCTTCATTGGCATGAAGGCGTTCAAGGTGGATGCGAACATCGTTGCCCTGTCAGGCATAGCAATCGCCATCGGCACCATGGTCGACATGGGCATTATCATCTGCGAAAACATATTGAAAAAGCTGGAAGATGCCCCCCCGGGTGCCAGCGTGTTCAATCTCATATTCTCCGGCGTGTCAGAGGTGGGCAGCGCCGTGCTCACCGCAGTGGCAACCACAGTGGTCAGCTTTCTGCCGGTGTTCGTCATGGACGGGCCGGAAGGCAAGCTCTTCAAGCCCCTTGCCTATACAAAAACCTTTGCTCTCGGGGCCTCCATCATCGTGGCGCTGACCATTCTGCCCGCCCTTGCCCATGTGCTCTTCAAGAGCGGCAAGCTGAATCTGGGCAGAGGCATACGCCGCTTCATGCTGCCCGCCGTCATGGTCATGGCAGGGCTGTGGGCAGGCATGCGCATTTCATGGTGGGCGGGACTGCTCATCGCGTACATAGGTGTGCACCGGCTGCTGGTTTCCGCACTGCCCCCGCTCTGGCAGCGTATTATTGCGCGTGCGGAGAACTGGGCCGTGATCATTGCCGTAACCGTTGTGCTTTCCAGCCACTGGCTCCCGCTCGGACCGGAAAAGGGCGAGCTGAGCAACCTGCTCTTCGTGGCCATGCTCATCGGCGGGCTGATGGGCTTTTTCCAGCTGTTCCAGCGTGGTTACCCCACTGCGCTTGCATGGTGCCTGCGCCACAAGCTGCTTTTCATACTCCTGCCCGCCACCATCACCACGGTGGGCATGACCGTGTGGCTCGGCTTCGGCAATCTCATGGCATGGGCTCCTGCATCCGTACGTTCTTCGACCCCGGTTGCGGCGCTCAGCCACGCATTTCCAGGCCTTGGCAAGGAATTCATGCCGCCGCTGGACGAAGGCTCGTTCCTGTATATGCCCACCACCATGCCACACGCGTCTATCGGAGAAGTGGCTGACATACTGGCCAAGCAGGACCACGCCATAAACGCCATACCGGAAGTGCAGACTGCCGTGGGCAAACTGGGCCGAGCAGACACGCCCCTTGATCCGGCACCGGTTTCCATGATCGAGACGGTAATAAACTACCACTCGGAATATCTGCTCGGCGCAGACGGCAAGCGCATGCGCTTCCGCTTTGATCCTTCCCAGAAGGATTACATGCGCTCGGCAGCAGGCGACTTGCTGCCCGCACCGGATGGCATTCCCTATCTGGTACAGGGCCTCTTCGAGCGTGACGCCGCGGGGGCACTCATCCCTGACGACAACGGCCAGCCGTTCCGTCTCTGGCGTCTGCCCCTTGATCCCGCCATCAACACTAAGCGCGAGGCGTGGCACGGTGTGCGCAATGCCGACGACATATGGGATGCCATAGTCATGGCAGCGGATGTGCCGGGTGTAACCAGTGCCCCCAACCTGCAGCCCATTGCCGCACGCATAGTCATGCTGCAGTCGGGCATGCGCGCCCCCATGGGCATCAAGGTCAAAGGCCCCGATCTCAAGACCATAGAATCCTTCGGCATGCAGCTGGAACGCTACCTGAAGGAAGTGCCTTCCATCATGCCTGCGGCTGTTATTGCAGACCGCATTGTGGGCAAACCCTATCTGGAAATCGTGGTGGACCGCGATGCCATCGCCCGCTACGGCATTCAGCTCAACAAGGTGCAGCAGGTCATAGAGGTGGCTGTGGGCGGCATGCTCACGACCACCACAGTGGAAGGGCGCGAGCGCTACCCCGTGCGCGTGCGCTATCAGCGTGAACGCCGCGACTCCATGGAAGATCTTGAAAGCATTCTGGTCGCCGCCCCCTCGGGCGAGCAGATTCCCCTTACGCAGCTTGCGGACATACGCTACGTGCGCGGCCCGCAGGTGATCAAGAGCGAGGATACCTTCCTTGTCGGCTATGTGCTCTTTGACAAGCGCGCAGGCCATGCGGAAGTTGACGTGGTGGAACAGGCCCAGAACTACCTGCAGACCAAGATAGCCTCCGGCGAGCTGAAGGTGCCCACCGGGGTCACCTACGAGTTCGCAGGCAGCTACGAAAACCAGATACGCGCCCAGAAGAAGCTGGCCGTCATTCTGCCGCTGGCCCTGCTGGTTATCGTGCTCATTCTTTATCTGCAGTTTAACGCGGTTTCCACCACGCTCATGGTCTTCTCGGGCATTCTGGTTGCGTGGTCGGGCGGCTTCATCATGCTCTGGCTGTACGGGCAGGACTGGTTCCTGAACTTCGACATGTTCGGAACAAGCATGCGCACGCTCTTTCAGGTGCAGCCCATCAACCTTTCCGTGGCGGTCTGGGTGGGCTTTCTGGCGCTCTTCGGCATTGCTTCGGACGATGGCGTGCTCATGGCAACCTATCTGGACGAATCAAAGGCCCAGCAGGCCATCTGCAGCAAGCAGGCAATACGCGATTTTGTGGTGCAGGGTGCGCAGCGGCGCATACGTCCGGCCCTCATGACATCTGCCACCACCATACTTGCCCTGCTGCCGGTGCTTACGTCCACGGGACGCGGATCGGATATCATGGTTCCCATGGCCATTCCCTCATTCGGCGGCATGACCATTGCGCTGCTTACCGTATTCGTGGTGCCGGTGCTCTACTGCTGGGTGGAAGAAATAAAACTCACACTCCGCCAGAGGGAAGACTCTTCTCCCCCCGTGCTGACAAACTGA